In Roseomonas fluvialis, one genomic interval encodes:
- the pdxY gene encoding pyridoxal kinase PdxY — MPAILSIQSWVAYGHVGNASAIFPLQRLGAEVWGIHTVQFSNHTGYGAWRGQVFGAELIADLVQGIEDRGVMARCDAVLSGYMGSAEIGAAIRDAARRVKAANPAALWCCDPVIGDVGRGVFVREGIPEFLRDQALPAADILTPNQFELEWLTGREVRTLADARAAVAALQARGPRCVLVTSLRLDDTPEGEIGMLAGEGGAFWRLSTPMLPVSVNGAGDAIAALFLFHRLRSGSARVALEAAASSVFGLLRRTAEAGSREILTVAAQEEFVAPSRRFAALAC, encoded by the coding sequence ATGCCCGCCATCCTGTCCATCCAGTCCTGGGTCGCCTACGGCCATGTCGGCAATGCGAGCGCGATCTTTCCGCTCCAGCGGCTTGGCGCCGAGGTCTGGGGCATCCATACCGTGCAGTTCAGCAACCACACGGGCTATGGCGCCTGGCGCGGGCAGGTGTTCGGGGCGGAGCTGATCGCCGACCTGGTGCAGGGCATCGAGGACCGCGGCGTGATGGCGCGCTGCGATGCGGTGTTGTCGGGCTACATGGGATCGGCCGAGATTGGCGCTGCGATCCGCGATGCCGCGCGTCGCGTGAAGGCCGCGAACCCCGCCGCGCTGTGGTGCTGCGACCCGGTGATCGGCGATGTGGGGCGCGGGGTGTTCGTGCGCGAAGGCATCCCGGAATTCCTGCGCGACCAGGCGCTGCCGGCGGCCGATATCCTCACGCCCAACCAGTTCGAGCTGGAATGGCTGACCGGGCGCGAGGTCCGCACGCTGGCGGATGCGCGTGCGGCGGTGGCGGCGCTGCAGGCGCGCGGGCCGCGCTGCGTGCTGGTGACATCTCTGCGCCTCGATGACACGCCCGAGGGCGAGATCGGGATGCTGGCCGGCGAGGGCGGCGCGTTCTGGCGGCTGTCCACGCCGATGCTGCCGGTGTCTGTGAACGGGGCGGGGGACGCGATTGCCGCGCTGTTCCTGTTCCATCGCCTGCGCAGCGGGTCGGCGCGGGTGGCGCTGGAGGCGGCGGCGTCATCGGTGTTCGGGCTGTTGCGGCGCACGGCCGAGGCGGGGTCGCGCGAGATCCTGACGGTGGCGGCGCAGGAGGAGTTCGTGGCGCCGTCGCGCCGCTTCGCCGCGCTGGCGTGCTGA
- a CDS encoding amino acid ABC transporter substrate-binding protein, with protein MRLPLLATLAACIAGTAVAQTASPGPTLSTVRSRDALICGGHPGAPGFNVLDSQGVARGLDADTCRAIAAAVLGDAAKARFTVLSSQARLPALQSGQVDVLPRTTTWTQTRDTANGLNFTAVNFYDGQGFMVRRSAGVQRAAQLAGATICVTSGTTNELNLADWARANNVRVQPLVFDQNEETRNAYNSGRCDAFTTDASQLAGIRTALRDPNEHVILPDIISKEPLAVAVRHGDDQWFDIVRWTIFALIEAEELGVTQANVDEMLASPNPSIRRLLGNSGDHGPLMGLDRRWAYNAIKAVGNYGEIFERNLGSGSPIGLQRGVNDLWTRGGLMYAMPIR; from the coding sequence ATGCGCCTGCCCCTGCTTGCCACCCTCGCCGCCTGCATTGCGGGCACCGCCGTCGCGCAGACCGCGTCCCCGGGACCGACGCTGTCCACCGTGCGATCGCGCGATGCGCTGATCTGCGGCGGGCATCCCGGCGCGCCGGGGTTCAATGTGCTCGACAGCCAGGGCGTTGCGCGCGGGCTCGATGCCGATACCTGCCGCGCGATCGCCGCCGCCGTGCTGGGCGATGCGGCGAAGGCGCGCTTCACCGTGCTGTCGTCCCAGGCGCGGCTGCCCGCGCTGCAATCGGGCCAGGTCGATGTGTTGCCGCGCACCACAACCTGGACGCAGACGCGCGACACCGCGAACGGGTTGAACTTCACCGCGGTGAATTTCTACGACGGGCAGGGCTTCATGGTGCGCCGGTCGGCGGGCGTGCAGCGTGCGGCGCAGCTCGCGGGGGCCACCATCTGCGTGACCTCGGGCACCACCAACGAGCTCAACCTGGCGGACTGGGCACGCGCCAACAACGTGCGCGTGCAGCCGCTGGTGTTCGACCAGAATGAGGAAACCCGCAACGCCTACAATTCGGGTCGCTGCGATGCCTTCACGACCGATGCGTCGCAGCTTGCGGGCATTCGCACCGCGCTGCGCGACCCGAATGAGCACGTCATCCTGCCCGACATCATCAGCAAGGAACCGCTGGCGGTGGCCGTGCGGCACGGCGACGACCAGTGGTTCGACATCGTGCGCTGGACGATCTTCGCGCTGATCGAGGCGGAGGAACTGGGTGTCACGCAGGCCAACGTGGACGAGATGCTGGCCAGCCCGAACCCGTCGATCCGCCGGCTGCTCGGCAATTCGGGCGACCATGGGCCGCTGATGGGGCTGGACCGGCGCTGGGCCTACAACGCCATCAAGGCGGTCGGGAACTACGGCGAGATCTTCGAGCGCAACCTCGGCAGCGGGTCGCCGATCGGGCTGCAGCGCGGCGTCAACGACCTGTGGACGCGCGGCGGGCTGATGTACGCGATGCCCATTCGCTGA
- a CDS encoding branched-chain amino acid ABC transporter permease, protein MAEWFQDNGLLLGLALLDGLSSAGLIFLVAVGLNLVFGVLRIVNVAHGSLYAIGAYSAASIGIFLAGLGLPAWASIPTLVLSAALVGAILGPLIERFILRRIYGGEEVVQLLVTFALFMILEDVQKLIWGVQPIHHDVALRALGTIDVPFGTDFIPFTNYQLFVLPTFAIVTLVGLALFLRRTLTGRVIVAVTTDREAATAMGIDAARIFLLTFTFGAMLAALGGALLSPTAALVPGIGAQTIVLSFAVVATAGLGQIEGAALTSLMMGLGRSIAVYFAPEFEVVVPYIIMVAVLLVRPQGLFGVIETRRV, encoded by the coding sequence ATGGCCGAGTGGTTCCAGGACAATGGCCTTCTGCTCGGCCTCGCGTTGCTGGATGGGCTGTCCTCCGCCGGGCTGATCTTCCTGGTGGCGGTAGGGCTCAACCTGGTCTTCGGGGTGCTGCGCATCGTCAATGTCGCGCATGGCTCCCTGTATGCGATCGGCGCCTACAGCGCGGCGTCGATCGGCATCTTCCTCGCGGGGCTCGGGCTGCCGGCCTGGGCCTCGATCCCGACTCTGGTGCTCTCGGCCGCGCTGGTCGGCGCCATCCTCGGCCCGCTGATCGAACGCTTCATCCTGCGGCGCATCTATGGCGGGGAGGAGGTGGTCCAGCTGCTGGTCACCTTCGCCCTCTTCATGATCCTGGAGGATGTGCAGAAGCTGATCTGGGGCGTGCAGCCCATCCATCACGACGTGGCGCTGCGCGCGCTCGGCACCATCGACGTGCCCTTCGGGACCGACTTCATCCCCTTCACCAACTATCAGCTGTTTGTCCTGCCGACATTCGCGATCGTCACGCTGGTCGGCCTCGCGCTGTTCCTGCGCCGCACGTTGACCGGACGCGTCATCGTGGCCGTCACCACGGACCGCGAGGCCGCGACCGCCATGGGCATCGACGCGGCGCGCATCTTCCTCCTCACCTTCACCTTCGGCGCGATGCTGGCGGCGCTCGGTGGCGCTCTGCTGTCGCCCACCGCCGCGCTGGTCCCGGGCATCGGCGCGCAGACCATCGTGCTGTCCTTCGCGGTCGTTGCCACCGCCGGCCTTGGGCAGATCGAAGGGGCGGCGCTGACCTCGCTGATGATGGGCCTCGGCCGGTCCATCGCCGTGTATTTCGCCCCGGAGTTCGAAGTGGTCGTGCCCTACATCATCATGGTGGCGGTGCTGCTGGTACGCCCGCAGGGCCTGTTCGGCGTGATCGAGACGAGGCGGGTATGA
- a CDS encoding branched-chain amino acid ABC transporter permease → MKRYEPFLALVLAGGLIAAAIAAPWLRFVLTIALAKGIAVMGILLLLRAGQVSFGHALYIGFGAYVVAFFAPVAGDGVLIIAASAAGAGLLGLVVGLFVTRYRQIFFGMLNLAMCMVFYSLLEKLYHITHGTDGIRVEIMPIAGQVLDRVSYEWTVFGIAMGLAFVVGFIIRLYLASPMGEALAGIKTRETRLEFMGVPARGILLAAYVASAMLGGIGGALIAMTSRHVTPLLSYWTASGELVFIAILGGPGGVLGPFLGAATYELVRVYAAASFADAWQMILGLVLLLVILFAPGGLWGLASRLVGERRR, encoded by the coding sequence ATGAAGCGCTACGAACCCTTCCTGGCGCTGGTGCTCGCCGGCGGCCTGATCGCCGCCGCCATCGCCGCGCCCTGGCTGCGCTTCGTGCTCACCATCGCGCTCGCCAAGGGCATCGCGGTGATGGGCATCCTGCTACTCCTGCGCGCCGGCCAGGTCTCCTTCGGACACGCGCTGTATATCGGCTTCGGCGCCTATGTGGTCGCCTTCTTCGCACCCGTGGCGGGCGATGGCGTGCTCATCATCGCCGCCTCGGCGGCCGGTGCGGGGCTGCTCGGCCTGGTGGTCGGGCTGTTCGTCACGCGCTACCGGCAGATCTTCTTCGGCATGCTGAACCTGGCCATGTGCATGGTGTTCTACTCGCTGCTCGAAAAGCTCTATCACATCACCCACGGCACCGACGGCATCCGCGTCGAGATCATGCCCATCGCCGGCCAGGTGCTCGACCGCGTCAGCTACGAATGGACGGTCTTCGGCATCGCCATGGGCCTCGCCTTCGTGGTCGGCTTCATCATCCGCCTGTATCTCGCCTCCCCGATGGGCGAGGCGCTGGCCGGCATCAAGACGCGGGAGACGCGGCTCGAATTCATGGGCGTACCGGCGCGCGGCATCCTGCTCGCGGCCTATGTTGCTTCGGCGATGCTGGGGGGCATCGGCGGCGCGCTGATCGCCATGACGTCGCGCCATGTCACACCGCTGCTGTCCTATTGGACCGCCTCGGGCGAGCTGGTCTTCATCGCGATCCTCGGCGGGCCGGGCGGCGTGCTCGGGCCGTTCCTGGGCGCGGCCACCTACGAACTGGTGCGCGTCTACGCCGCGGCCTCCTTCGCCGATGCCTGGCAGATGATCCTGGGCCTGGTGCTGCTGCTGGTGATCCTGTTCGCGCCGGGCGGGCTGTGGGGCCTCGCGTCGCGCCTGGTCGGGGAGCGCCGGCGATGA
- a CDS encoding ABC transporter ATP-binding protein, with amino-acid sequence MTALLRASGLRLAFGGVKAADGIDLDVMAGEFLAIIGPNGAGKTTFINMTTGYLKPNAGTISYDGRTITGMSPRAIVKLGIARSFQLPQLFLEHTVEQNIALAVASRHGIWSPLAPLLRPGYRDEARDLLDRFGLSAIADARADALNEGARKLADIAMAVALKPRLLLMDEPTSGVAASEKMHIVETLVAVLRDARVTAVFVEHDMDVVERFADRVAVWSQGRIVALGPPDEVLSDPAVQREVIGIERHATPPTVTPGGAPHA; translated from the coding sequence ATGACCGCGCTGCTGCGCGCCTCGGGCCTGCGCCTCGCCTTCGGCGGCGTGAAGGCGGCGGACGGCATCGACCTCGATGTCATGGCTGGCGAATTCCTCGCCATCATCGGCCCGAACGGGGCGGGCAAGACCACCTTCATCAACATGACCACGGGCTACCTGAAGCCCAATGCCGGCACCATCAGCTATGACGGCCGCACCATCACCGGCATGTCGCCGCGCGCCATCGTCAAGCTCGGCATCGCGCGGTCCTTCCAGCTGCCGCAGCTGTTCCTCGAACACACGGTCGAACAGAACATCGCGCTGGCCGTCGCCTCCCGCCACGGCATCTGGTCGCCGCTCGCACCGCTGCTGCGGCCGGGCTACCGCGACGAGGCGCGCGACCTGCTCGACCGCTTCGGCCTGTCCGCCATCGCCGATGCGCGCGCCGATGCGCTGAACGAGGGGGCGCGCAAGCTGGCCGACATCGCCATGGCGGTCGCGCTCAAGCCGCGCCTGCTGCTGATGGACGAACCGACCTCCGGCGTCGCGGCTTCGGAGAAGATGCACATCGTCGAGACGCTGGTCGCCGTGCTGCGCGACGCCCGCGTCACCGCCGTGTTCGTCGAGCACGACATGGACGTGGTGGAACGCTTCGCCGACCGCGTCGCCGTCTGGTCGCAGGGGCGCATTGTCGCCCTCGGCCCCCCCGACGAGGTCCTGTCCGACCCCGCCGTGCAGCGCGAGGTCATCGGCATCGAGCGCCATGCGACACCGCCCACCGTGACGCCCGGGGGCGCGCCCCATGCTTGA
- a CDS encoding TAXI family TRAP transporter solute-binding subunit, protein MSLFIGRRALARGTLGAALAVPAIRQGHAQATLEWVAGSLGGGWYTMAAGLSSLIREENPEIQVRVVPGGGLANPTRINNNQSQIGWGIDAFSASAVQGIEPYSAKHERIRSLGTGYSPTEHHFLRHTGAGPEDMRAILTQRGLKIAAPQRSSTDEMTLQRILRFLGTSPDKIRAEGGRYLNGSYADIAAAYNDGQVDYLYVALARPAAIMTEIGQGRRGGRIVSFPTDVMNHLTQQYAYAQGVLPAATYPPLMSADAPVTMMDSVILVHESIPAEVVQKITATLIKNQGQRLSTIHASMAGWTPAKAVEYRGVAFHPGAATAFRAVGANPPAA, encoded by the coding sequence ATGTCCCTTTTCATCGGCCGTCGCGCGCTGGCGCGCGGCACGCTCGGCGCCGCATTGGCGGTGCCCGCCATTCGCCAGGGCCATGCCCAGGCGACGCTCGAATGGGTGGCGGGGTCGCTGGGCGGCGGCTGGTACACGATGGCGGCGGGGCTGTCGTCCCTCATCCGAGAGGAGAACCCCGAGATCCAGGTGCGCGTTGTGCCCGGCGGGGGCTTGGCCAACCCGACGCGCATCAACAACAACCAGTCGCAGATCGGCTGGGGCATCGATGCCTTCTCGGCCTCTGCCGTGCAGGGGATCGAACCCTATTCCGCGAAGCACGAGCGCATCCGCTCGCTGGGCACCGGCTATTCGCCGACCGAACACCACTTCCTGCGCCACACGGGCGCCGGGCCGGAAGACATGCGCGCGATCCTGACGCAGCGCGGTCTCAAGATCGCGGCACCGCAGCGCAGCAGCACCGATGAGATGACGCTGCAGCGCATCCTGCGCTTCCTCGGGACCAGCCCGGACAAGATCCGTGCGGAAGGCGGGCGGTATCTGAACGGGTCCTACGCGGACATCGCCGCGGCCTACAATGACGGGCAGGTGGACTACCTGTACGTGGCGCTGGCGCGCCCGGCGGCGATCATGACCGAGATCGGCCAGGGCCGGCGCGGCGGACGCATCGTGTCCTTCCCGACCGACGTCATGAACCACCTGACGCAGCAATACGCCTATGCGCAGGGCGTGCTGCCGGCCGCGACCTATCCGCCGCTGATGTCGGCCGATGCGCCGGTGACGATGATGGACAGCGTCATCCTGGTGCATGAGAGCATCCCGGCCGAGGTGGTGCAGAAGATCACCGCCACGCTGATCAAGAACCAGGGCCAGCGGCTGTCGACCATCCACGCCAGCATGGCGGGATGGACGCCGGCCAAGGCGGTGGAATACCGCGGCGTGGCGTTCCATCCCGGGGCGGCGACGGCGTTCCGCGCCGTCGGCGCCAATCCGCCCGCCGCCTGA
- a CDS encoding CBS domain-containing protein: MTIASVLRKKGNDVISVSPETLAVEVARLITSRRIGAVLVRSPAGEVLGILSERDIVKAVAERTNATHGVFVRDIMTREVVMVSPDTPVDTALEIMDQGYFRHLPVVDGNGALLGIVSVRDLVKHRISTQQHDVESLKAYVTRTYMH; encoded by the coding sequence ATGACCATCGCCTCCGTGCTGCGCAAGAAGGGCAATGACGTGATCTCGGTCTCGCCCGAGACACTCGCCGTCGAGGTCGCGCGCCTCATCACCTCCCGGCGCATCGGCGCGGTGCTGGTGCGCTCGCCCGCCGGCGAGGTGCTCGGCATCCTCAGCGAGCGCGACATCGTCAAGGCGGTGGCCGAGCGCACCAACGCCACCCACGGCGTCTTCGTGCGCGACATCATGACGCGCGAGGTGGTGATGGTCAGCCCCGACACGCCGGTCGACACCGCGCTCGAGATCATGGACCAGGGCTATTTCCGCCACCTGCCGGTTGTCGACGGCAATGGCGCGCTGCTCGGCATCGTGAGCGTGCGCGACCTGGTGAAGCACCGCATCAGCACGCAGCAGCACGACGTCGAGAGCCTCAAGGCCTACGTCACGCGCACCTACATGCACTGA
- a CDS encoding CBS domain-containing protein codes for MVIGSVLHVGSVLAEQAARPPCASPEAPVAEAARVMASTGIGTLPVIDRHGRLVGLVAEADILRLAAERRSGIRGLAVEDVMTRDVVTVPAEAPLEAALNVMERARFRHMPVCDGQGRLLGLVGLVDLLRLALGGASPATTTA; via the coding sequence ATGGTCATCGGTTCCGTCCTGCACGTAGGGTCCGTACTTGCGGAACAGGCAGCGCGCCCGCCTTGTGCCAGCCCCGAAGCCCCGGTGGCCGAGGCCGCGCGCGTCATGGCCAGCACCGGCATCGGCACCCTGCCCGTCATCGACCGCCATGGCCGCCTCGTCGGCCTGGTGGCGGAAGCCGACATCCTGCGCCTGGCCGCCGAACGCCGCTCCGGCATCCGCGGCCTGGCGGTCGAGGACGTGATGACCCGCGACGTCGTCACCGTGCCGGCCGAGGCGCCGCTTGAAGCCGCGCTCAACGTGATGGAACGCGCCCGCTTCCGCCACATGCCCGTCTGCGACGGCCAGGGCCGGCTGCTCGGCCTGGTCGGCCTGGTCGACCTGCTGCGGCTCGCACTCGGCGGCGCGAGCCCCGCCACCACCACCGCGTGA
- a CDS encoding TerC family protein: protein MDALLFAEWLGKPAWMWLAFIGIVVVLLVFDLGVLNRQAREIPVSQSLWMSAFYIAIACAFGGWVWWALGAERGMEYFTGFAVEKTLALDNVFVISLIFTYFAIPALYQHRVLFWGILGVIVLRAIMIGLGAALVSDFAWVMWIFGAFLLATGIKMLVVADNMPKIEDNPVLRFMKRRFRVTNELHGQKFLVRLPDPATGKTALWLTPLMLALVLVEIADLVFAVDSVPAIFAITQDPFIVYTSNIFAILGLRALYFALAAMVHRFAYLKYALALVLIFIALKIFWNQVFGKLDPAIGLAVTTTLIAGGVVVSLFKTRRGAAA, encoded by the coding sequence ATGGACGCGCTGCTGTTCGCCGAATGGCTCGGCAAGCCCGCCTGGATGTGGCTCGCCTTCATCGGCATCGTGGTGGTGCTGCTGGTCTTCGACCTCGGCGTGCTGAACCGCCAGGCGCGCGAGATCCCGGTCTCGCAGAGCCTGTGGATGTCGGCCTTCTACATCGCCATCGCCTGCGCTTTCGGCGGCTGGGTGTGGTGGGCGCTGGGCGCCGAGCGCGGGATGGAATACTTCACCGGCTTCGCGGTGGAGAAGACGCTGGCCCTCGACAACGTCTTCGTCATCTCATTGATCTTCACCTATTTCGCGATCCCTGCGCTGTACCAGCACCGCGTGCTGTTCTGGGGGATCCTGGGCGTCATCGTGCTGCGCGCGATCATGATCGGGCTCGGGGCCGCGCTGGTGTCGGATTTCGCCTGGGTCATGTGGATCTTCGGCGCCTTCCTGCTGGCGACCGGCATCAAGATGCTGGTGGTCGCGGACAACATGCCGAAGATCGAGGACAACCCGGTGCTGCGCTTCATGAAGCGCCGCTTCCGCGTGACCAACGAACTGCACGGGCAGAAGTTCCTGGTGCGCCTGCCGGATCCGGCGACCGGCAAGACCGCGCTGTGGCTCACGCCGCTGATGCTCGCCCTGGTGCTGGTCGAGATCGCGGACCTGGTCTTCGCAGTGGATTCCGTGCCGGCGATCTTCGCCATCACGCAGGACCCGTTCATCGTCTACACGAGCAACATCTTCGCGATCCTGGGCCTGCGCGCGCTGTACTTCGCACTCGCCGCCATGGTTCATCGCTTCGCCTACCTGAAGTATGCGCTGGCGCTGGTGCTGATCTTCATCGCGCTGAAGATCTTCTGGAACCAGGTGTTCGGAAAGCTCGACCCGGCGATCGGGCTGGCGGTGACGACGACGCTGATCGCCGGCGGGGTGGTGGTGTCGCTGTTCAAGACGCGGCGGGGGGCGGCGGCGTGA
- a CDS encoding TRAP transporter permease, with amino-acid sequence MRELTGPLRGAIVLWLAFWAAVHLYFAGGPFFEWAASLVHPGIERAMPFGGFGFPEPVEMRSLHLLVFTPPLFLLYPAFAKRSPQTRPSVFDWVWAVVSAAPHLWVFVNAAAVSDRMEYVDPFTPTMMAMGITCMVTMLEAIRRAVEPGLAWMVAGCLLYMATGHHWPGVLNTRVFTAPEIIEAAWLVPTAGGVYGPLTGIVATTIAVFILFGAFMQGSGTGRLFSNLGAAVAGRYTGGPAKVSVVTSGLFGTMSGSSVSNVITTGAMTIPLMVKVGYRPAVAGGIESAASVGGALMPPVMGAAAFVMAEITNIPYGDIIVAAAIGAVLYYFAILAAVHFEAKRAGMEPMPLKDIPAWREVLADAHLVIPIGLLVWLMTERWSGNYAAFWATIAMVGVSLLRARTRMGWRAILDSFYSAGLTMAPLAVSIAGAGVVVSALTATGMVVAFGGIIKETAGGSLGLLLVLVALTVLVLGLGIPTTPSYIIAAAIGVPTILELGRPLGVDLLQAHMFTFYFAVIADATPPVAAAAFAAAAIAKAGPTITSVHATRFGIAGFTVGFAFIYDPGIMLRGGVVAIAMATLIQVVALTLITSAYAGFLMRPMGVALRAALGAAGLFAAFGHVAPDEVRLLVGMVALGATALVQGMAGRARVA; translated from the coding sequence TTGCGTGAGCTGACGGGACCACTGCGCGGCGCGATCGTGCTGTGGCTGGCGTTCTGGGCCGCCGTGCATCTGTACTTCGCCGGCGGCCCGTTCTTCGAATGGGCCGCCAGCCTGGTGCATCCGGGCATCGAGCGCGCCATGCCCTTCGGCGGCTTCGGCTTTCCCGAACCGGTCGAGATGCGCTCGCTGCACCTGCTGGTGTTCACGCCGCCGCTGTTCCTGCTGTACCCGGCCTTCGCGAAGCGGTCCCCGCAGACGCGCCCTTCGGTGTTCGACTGGGTCTGGGCGGTGGTGTCCGCAGCGCCGCACCTGTGGGTCTTCGTGAATGCGGCCGCGGTGTCGGACCGCATGGAGTATGTCGACCCCTTCACGCCGACCATGATGGCGATGGGCATCACCTGCATGGTGACGATGCTGGAAGCCATCCGACGCGCGGTGGAACCGGGCCTGGCGTGGATGGTGGCGGGTTGCCTGCTCTACATGGCGACGGGGCATCACTGGCCGGGCGTGCTCAACACGCGCGTCTTCACCGCGCCCGAGATCATCGAGGCGGCCTGGCTGGTGCCGACGGCGGGCGGTGTCTATGGGCCGCTGACAGGCATCGTGGCCACCACCATCGCCGTGTTCATCCTGTTCGGCGCCTTCATGCAGGGCAGCGGGACGGGGCGGCTGTTCAGCAACCTCGGGGCCGCGGTGGCGGGGCGCTACACGGGCGGGCCGGCGAAGGTGTCGGTGGTGACGTCCGGCCTGTTCGGGACCATGAGCGGTAGCTCGGTGTCGAACGTCATCACGACCGGGGCCATGACCATCCCGCTGATGGTGAAGGTGGGCTACCGCCCCGCGGTGGCGGGCGGGATCGAGAGCGCGGCCAGCGTGGGCGGCGCGCTGATGCCCCCCGTCATGGGTGCGGCCGCCTTCGTGATGGCCGAGATCACCAACATCCCGTACGGCGACATCATCGTCGCCGCCGCGATCGGCGCGGTGCTGTACTACTTCGCGATCCTCGCTGCGGTGCATTTCGAAGCGAAGCGCGCGGGCATGGAACCCATGCCGCTCAAGGACATTCCCGCCTGGCGCGAGGTGCTGGCCGATGCGCACCTGGTCATCCCGATCGGGCTGCTGGTCTGGCTGATGACCGAACGCTGGTCAGGCAACTACGCGGCCTTCTGGGCGACGATCGCGATGGTGGGCGTCTCGCTGCTGCGGGCGCGCACGCGCATGGGGTGGCGGGCGATCCTGGACAGCTTCTATAGCGCGGGGCTGACCATGGCGCCGCTGGCGGTGTCGATCGCGGGGGCGGGGGTGGTGGTCTCGGCGCTCACGGCCACCGGCATGGTCGTGGCCTTCGGGGGCATCATCAAGGAGACCGCGGGCGGGTCGCTCGGGCTGCTGCTGGTGCTGGTGGCGCTCACGGTGCTGGTGCTGGGGCTCGGGATACCGACGACGCCGTCCTACATCATCGCCGCCGCGATCGGCGTGCCGACCATCCTGGAACTCGGCCGGCCGCTGGGCGTCGACCTGTTGCAGGCGCACATGTTCACCTTCTACTTCGCGGTGATCGCGGATGCGACGCCACCGGTGGCGGCGGCCGCCTTCGCCGCCGCGGCCATCGCCAAGGCCGGGCCGACCATCACCTCAGTGCACGCGACGCGTTTCGGGATCGCGGGGTTCACTGTCGGCTTCGCCTTCATCTATGACCCGGGGATCATGCTGCGCGGCGGCGTGGTCGCGATCGCGATGGCCACGCTGATCCAGGTGGTGGCACTCACGCTCATCACCTCGGCCTATGCGGGGTTCCTGATGCGGCCGATGGGGGTGGCGCTGCGGGCCGCTCTCGGCGCGGCGGGGCTGTTCGCGGCCTTCGGCCATGTGGCGCCAGACGAGGTGCGCCTGCTGGTCGGCATGGTGGCGCTGGGGGCCACGGCGCTGGTGCAGGGCATGGCGGGGCGCGCGCGCGTGGCGTGA
- a CDS encoding ABC transporter substrate-binding protein, which translates to MTTLTRRETLAAGFGTVLLPATLSAQPVAKPAEFKIGVTTFLSGPASVFGVPSRRACEMLAEQINAAGGIAGVPIRPIFVDEGPGTDHLVGEIRRLVQSEGVHTIFQSISSGSCLACTPLSRELNKVMLLWDCGTQRIFEEARYDYAFRTQGYGTSEVLAPLLYLLKTKPNIRTLAVVNQDYAWGRDSWELWKTAMDALKPGVRVVAEMFPRFGSTDFSTEITRLLALRPDVIYSTSWGGELVTFIRQATERRLHERSTFVLPVAEASMQILGRSMPEGHIIGTRGDHWNNHPSPANPALFNGFVNAYRQKFNEYPIYPCHHMAQAVWALKAAVEKAVAAKNGAWPSDAELAAAFRGLTFPTPTSTITLREDGQGLEDQIVGLSSFNDRFPFAVPKDMMLFPGAQVSAPVGQKSTDWLKTLTPALIEQAGRPIG; encoded by the coding sequence ATGACCACGCTCACGCGCCGCGAAACGCTTGCCGCCGGCTTCGGCACGGTGCTGCTGCCCGCCACGCTCTCGGCCCAGCCGGTCGCCAAGCCCGCAGAGTTCAAGATCGGCGTCACCACCTTCCTGTCGGGCCCGGCCTCGGTCTTCGGCGTGCCCTCGCGCCGCGCCTGCGAAATGCTGGCCGAACAGATCAACGCCGCCGGTGGGATCGCCGGCGTGCCGATCCGCCCGATCTTCGTCGACGAAGGCCCCGGCACCGACCACCTGGTCGGCGAGATCCGCCGCCTCGTGCAGAGCGAGGGCGTGCACACCATCTTCCAGTCGATCTCGTCGGGGTCGTGCCTCGCCTGCACGCCGCTGTCGCGCGAGCTCAACAAGGTCATGCTGCTGTGGGATTGCGGCACGCAGCGCATCTTCGAGGAAGCCCGCTACGACTACGCCTTCCGCACCCAGGGCTACGGCACCTCGGAAGTGCTGGCCCCGCTGCTGTACCTGCTCAAGACCAAGCCCAACATCCGCACGCTGGCCGTGGTGAACCAGGACTACGCCTGGGGCCGCGATTCCTGGGAGCTGTGGAAGACCGCGATGGACGCGCTGAAGCCCGGCGTGCGCGTGGTGGCCGAGATGTTCCCCCGCTTCGGCTCGACCGACTTCTCCACCGAGATCACCCGCCTGCTCGCGCTGCGCCCGGACGTGATCTACTCGACCTCCTGGGGCGGCGAGCTGGTGACCTTCATCCGCCAGGCGACCGAACGCCGCCTGCATGAACGCTCCACCTTCGTGCTGCCGGTGGCGGAAGCCTCGATGCAGATCCTCGGTCGCTCGATGCCCGAGGGCCACATCATCGGCACCCGCGGCGACCACTGGAACAACCACCCCTCGCCGGCCAACCCCGCGCTGTTCAACGGCTTCGTCAACGCCTACCGCCAGAAGTTCAACGAATACCCGATCTACCCGTGCCACCACATGGCGCAGGCGGTCTGGGCGCTGAAGGCGGCGGTCGAGAAGGCGGTGGCCGCGAAGAACGGCGCCTGGCCGTCGGACGCCGAACTGGCGGCGGCCTTCCGCGGCCTGACCTTCCCCACGCCGACTTCGACCATCACGCTGCGCGAGGACGGCCAGGGGCTCGAGGACCAGATCGTCGGCCTGTCCTCCTTCAACGACCGGTTCCCCTTCGCGGTGCCCAAGGACATGATGCTGTTCCCCGGCGCGCAGGTCTCGGCCCCGGTCGGGCAGAAGTCGACCGACTGGCTCAAGACGCTGACGCCCGCCCTGATCGAGCAGGCCGGCCGGCCGATCGGCTGA